One stretch of Priestia megaterium DNA includes these proteins:
- a CDS encoding YflJ family protein, with product MAHSYSKGWFIQQLKAVNISKIDGRKLESYKTYILRNLHAELVEQGKINS from the coding sequence GTGGCTCATAGCTATTCAAAGGGCTGGTTTATTCAGCAGTTAAAAGCGGTCAATATCTCTAAAATTGATGGAAGAAAGCTAGAAAGTTATAAAACCTACATTCTTCGCAATTTGCATGCTGAACTTGTAGAACAAGGTAAAATTAACAGCTAA
- a CDS encoding alpha/beta hydrolase, with protein sequence MTPVLNRQTNTGEKKKTIWISLISFVILCFVLCTAISLYVGISLTKLDKNPAVKNPDDYGMHYSNQVFLSKDGITHLKGWMIEPTEQPKATIIMSHGYGNNREAQGAGFLPLSKEFVKAGYRVVMFDFRDAGDSEGNQTTIGVKEQLDLLGVIQKMKETTKEPIVLYGISMGAATSLLAASQDEDVKAVVADSPFSDLTSYLKENLSVWSHLPNFPFTPLTIAILPVIADANPAEASPIKAVEHIYPRPILFIHSTGDTKIPYTESEKMAKTHPDAFHFWKTDNAEHVQNYHVYKKEYVKRVLSFIDRAL encoded by the coding sequence TTGACTCCAGTTCTAAATAGACAGACAAATACAGGTGAAAAGAAAAAAACAATATGGATCAGCCTGATATCCTTTGTTATTCTTTGTTTTGTACTTTGTACTGCAATTTCTCTTTATGTAGGCATAAGCCTGACAAAATTGGATAAAAATCCTGCTGTGAAAAATCCTGATGATTACGGCATGCACTATAGCAATCAAGTATTTTTGAGCAAAGACGGAATAACCCATTTAAAAGGATGGATGATTGAACCAACGGAACAGCCAAAAGCGACCATTATTATGTCACATGGATACGGGAATAACCGTGAAGCACAAGGAGCTGGCTTTCTGCCGCTGAGTAAAGAATTTGTAAAAGCGGGATATCGAGTGGTCATGTTTGATTTTAGAGATGCAGGAGACTCAGAAGGGAATCAAACGACGATTGGTGTAAAAGAACAGCTCGATTTATTAGGCGTTATTCAGAAAATGAAAGAAACAACAAAAGAGCCAATTGTGCTCTACGGCATTTCAATGGGAGCAGCCACTTCTTTATTAGCAGCTTCTCAAGATGAAGACGTAAAAGCAGTGGTAGCCGATAGTCCTTTTAGTGATTTAACCTCTTATTTAAAAGAAAATCTATCTGTATGGTCTCATTTACCAAACTTTCCGTTTACACCGCTAACAATTGCTATTCTTCCTGTTATTGCAGATGCAAATCCTGCTGAAGCTAGTCCTATTAAAGCAGTCGAGCATATTTACCCTCGACCAATTTTATTTATACACAGCACAGGAGATACAAAAATTCCTTACACTGAAAGTGAAAAAATGGCTAAAACGCACCCGGATGCTTTTCACTTCTGGAAAACTGATAATGCAGAACACGTTCAAAATTATCATGTATACAAAAAAGAATATGTAAAGCGCGTATTATCTTTTATTGATCGAGCGCTTTAA
- a CDS encoding GrpB family protein: MKSVREIQLTPYNIAWEKEFTKEAATLTTIMSAQVLEVHHIGSTAVPGLSAKPIIDLLIEVKDIKKVDTHNQRMEQLGYEAKGENGIKGRRYFQKGGNERTHHVHIYEKGHPEINRHIWFRDYLRTHPDAAKEYETLKIELAHRHRFEPEKYVENKTNFIHKIDGLALKWRKGSSNKNRKDDLR; this comes from the coding sequence ATGAAGTCTGTAAGAGAAATTCAGCTGACACCCTATAATATCGCGTGGGAAAAGGAATTTACAAAAGAAGCTGCCACCTTAACAACTATAATGTCAGCTCAAGTTTTAGAGGTTCATCATATTGGAAGCACTGCTGTTCCCGGCTTAAGCGCAAAACCGATTATTGATTTACTTATTGAAGTGAAAGATATAAAGAAAGTAGATACACATAATCAGAGGATGGAACAGCTTGGATACGAAGCGAAAGGTGAAAACGGCATAAAAGGAAGAAGATACTTCCAAAAAGGCGGAAATGAAAGAACGCATCATGTTCATATTTATGAAAAAGGCCACCCAGAAATTAATCGGCATATATGGTTTCGAGATTACCTGCGTACTCACCCTGATGCAGCAAAAGAATACGAAACGTTGAAAATAGAACTAGCGCACCGCCATCGCTTTGAACCAGAAAAATATGTGGAAAATAAAACGAATTTTATTCATAAAATAGATGGGCTAGCTCTAAAATGGAGAAAGGGAAGCAGCAATAAGAATAGGAAAGATGATCTTAGATAA
- a CDS encoding acyl-CoA dehydrogenase family protein has translation MSVSFVNKNQKYTYEKLLPLVEKFKKRAFKIDEEGTFPFENIQELKEAGYTHLSLESKYGGDELRLYDFLLFQELIAQGDASTALSIGWHMGITMDLREKQPWNQQMLDFIFKEIEKGALINTAATEPKTGSPTRGGKPETTAVKTKEGWRINGRKTFTTMSPVLNYFLVKASIEGEEEIGLFLIPRETSGLSIEETWDMIAMRGTGSHDLVLENVDIKQDFLVERLGGFKKNEPSGWLLHIPACYMGTAIAARDYAVAFATEYSPNSIEGTISELPNVQRLVGEMELELMQARHFMYSVASKWDETSDRAALAGELAAVKHVVTNSACTVVDKAMRIVGARSLQRSNPLQRYYRDVRAGLHNPPMDDMTIVNLAKQAFTR, from the coding sequence ATGAGTGTTTCATTTGTAAATAAAAACCAAAAATATACGTATGAAAAACTGCTGCCTCTAGTCGAAAAATTTAAGAAACGAGCTTTTAAAATAGATGAAGAAGGTACGTTTCCCTTTGAAAATATTCAAGAGTTAAAAGAAGCGGGCTATACACATCTTTCTCTAGAAAGCAAATATGGCGGAGATGAATTACGCCTTTATGATTTTTTATTATTTCAAGAATTAATTGCTCAAGGAGATGCTTCTACGGCTCTTAGTATTGGATGGCATATGGGGATTACAATGGACTTGCGTGAAAAACAGCCTTGGAATCAGCAAATGCTCGATTTTATTTTTAAAGAAATAGAAAAAGGTGCACTTATTAACACCGCTGCTACTGAACCGAAGACAGGAAGTCCTACTCGAGGAGGAAAACCGGAAACGACAGCCGTAAAAACAAAAGAAGGCTGGCGAATCAACGGCCGAAAAACATTCACCACGATGTCTCCGGTCTTAAATTACTTCTTGGTAAAAGCAAGCATTGAAGGTGAAGAAGAGATCGGCTTATTTTTAATTCCTCGTGAAACAAGCGGACTTTCAATAGAAGAAACATGGGATATGATTGCAATGCGCGGGACAGGAAGTCACGATCTTGTGCTAGAAAACGTCGATATTAAACAGGACTTTCTTGTTGAACGCCTCGGTGGTTTTAAAAAGAATGAGCCAAGCGGCTGGCTGCTTCATATACCAGCTTGCTACATGGGTACAGCCATCGCAGCAAGAGATTATGCTGTCGCATTTGCTACAGAATATTCGCCTAATAGTATTGAGGGAACGATTAGCGAGTTGCCAAATGTGCAGCGTTTAGTAGGAGAGATGGAACTTGAACTTATGCAGGCGCGTCACTTTATGTACAGCGTGGCAAGTAAATGGGATGAGACCAGCGACCGAGCAGCATTAGCCGGAGAGTTAGCAGCTGTCAAACACGTAGTGACCAATAGTGCCTGTACGGTTGTCGACAAAGCCATGCGCATAGTGGGAGCGCGAAGCTTGCAGCGCAGTAATCCGCTGCAGCGTTATTATAGAGATGTGCGTGCGGGCCTTCATAACCCTCCCATGGATGATATGACGATTGTTAATTTAGCGAAGCAGGCGTTTACTAGATAA
- a CDS encoding TcaA 3rd/4th domain-containing protein, with amino-acid sequence MNQCPKCGARASADQLFCNNCGFSFTVSPAAAKYKKKWYIGGGIALILLLTFVFYFFFSGSEEKTADRFIEALESKDTAVLRELVDSSQSTIVINDASIQALLDATSDGSILRDVENDLKNKLSIYFTIKEQKHSLLFKKQYVVVPSPYYISLTTPEDATVTVNDTKQSISKNQTQKIGPFMIGSYPLTASYESSYGKLSDQTTVNFHRQKEENISLVFKGAYVTISSNRDDAILFVNGKSTGLQVNSSSQIGPVATDGSVTVHAEVQKDGTTFKSSPYTIQSEESITLNIQTPPVEKEKTVIKEREVIVPGPRSYATSSSYILPGSDSYKLSYSDISSLSSSELRLARNEIYARHGYVFKSKDLQAYFYGRSWYTPDSSFRDSYLSSVEKYNVDFIKSYE; translated from the coding sequence ATGAATCAATGTCCAAAATGCGGTGCCCGTGCAAGCGCAGACCAACTATTTTGCAATAACTGTGGCTTTTCTTTCACAGTGTCACCAGCTGCAGCTAAGTACAAAAAGAAATGGTATATTGGCGGGGGTATTGCGCTTATACTTCTTTTAACTTTTGTATTTTATTTCTTTTTCTCTGGCTCAGAAGAAAAAACGGCTGACCGCTTTATTGAGGCATTAGAATCGAAAGATACAGCTGTGTTAAGAGAGTTAGTAGACTCTTCACAGTCTACTATAGTTATTAATGACGCATCTATTCAAGCTCTGTTGGATGCAACTTCCGATGGTTCTATTTTACGAGACGTTGAAAATGATTTGAAAAATAAATTGAGTATCTACTTTACAATAAAAGAACAGAAACATTCACTACTCTTCAAAAAACAGTACGTGGTTGTGCCGTCACCATATTATATCTCCCTCACCACGCCAGAGGATGCAACGGTTACAGTCAATGACACAAAACAATCGATATCCAAAAATCAAACGCAAAAAATAGGGCCTTTTATGATTGGAAGTTACCCGCTTACGGCTTCTTATGAAAGCTCTTACGGAAAACTTTCAGACCAAACCACTGTAAATTTTCACCGGCAAAAAGAAGAAAATATATCTCTTGTATTTAAAGGGGCTTACGTTACAATCTCATCGAATAGAGATGACGCTATTTTATTCGTAAACGGAAAAAGCACGGGACTGCAGGTGAATAGCTCATCACAAATAGGGCCTGTTGCCACGGATGGAAGCGTCACTGTTCATGCAGAAGTGCAAAAAGACGGTACAACGTTCAAAAGCAGTCCCTACACTATTCAAAGTGAAGAAAGTATTACGTTAAATATACAAACGCCGCCCGTTGAAAAGGAAAAAACCGTCATAAAAGAACGAGAAGTGATCGTGCCTGGGCCGCGCTCTTATGCTACTTCAAGCTCTTATATTCTTCCGGGTTCGGATTCTTACAAATTAAGCTATAGTGATATTAGCAGTTTGAGCTCGAGTGAACTAAGGCTAGCTCGAAATGAAATCTATGCGCGGCATGGGTATGTATTTAAATCGAAAGATCTTCAAGCCTATTTTTATGGAAGGTCATGGTATACGCCTGATTCATCATTTAGAGATTCCTACTTATCAAGCGTTGAAAAATATAACGTTGATTTTATTAAATCATATGAGTAA
- a CDS encoding STAS domain-containing protein: protein MNGIGQLPQKLNVHLILENIQETMIIADKDYRVQWMNARAIETLQPVLPIYQLSHIEELIGKHMDFFHSNSEEAEKLLTSLHTTYRTRITIGSQYVAEAVIHPIDTKDGERYGYLLMLLDFTDQAEAELEKERLIEDLSTPLLKIWDEVLAVPITGKMNIERGKKLTETVLEAVVKEQARYLLIDLSSLHSLDEEHGYYINTLHDSLRLIGTTCLIVGLSSKMALSLVDSQFNWRTFSTVQQSISYILEKKNYRIAPIS, encoded by the coding sequence ATGAATGGAATTGGACAACTTCCACAAAAGCTTAATGTACATTTGATTTTAGAAAATATTCAAGAAACCATGATCATTGCGGATAAAGACTATCGTGTGCAGTGGATGAATGCAAGAGCAATTGAAACACTCCAGCCAGTACTCCCAATCTACCAGTTATCTCATATCGAAGAGTTAATTGGAAAGCATATGGACTTCTTTCATTCCAATTCTGAAGAAGCGGAAAAATTACTCACCTCTCTTCATACAACCTACAGAACGCGTATAACGATTGGCAGTCAATACGTAGCAGAAGCTGTGATTCACCCCATTGATACAAAAGACGGTGAGCGTTATGGCTACTTGCTTATGCTATTAGACTTTACAGATCAAGCCGAAGCAGAGCTTGAAAAAGAACGGTTAATTGAGGATTTGTCCACTCCTTTATTAAAGATATGGGACGAGGTTTTAGCTGTGCCCATTACCGGTAAGATGAATATAGAACGTGGAAAGAAGCTAACTGAAACGGTATTAGAGGCAGTTGTAAAAGAACAGGCGCGCTATCTGCTTATTGATTTATCTTCCCTTCATTCGTTAGATGAAGAACACGGTTATTATATTAACACGCTCCACGATTCTTTGCGTTTGATTGGTACCACTTGCCTTATTGTTGGTCTTTCTTCAAAAATGGCTCTCTCGCTTGTAGATTCTCAGTTTAATTGGCGGACATTTTCCACTGTCCAACAAAGCATCTCTTACATTTTAGAAAAAAAGAATTATCGTATTGCACCCATTTCATAA
- a CDS encoding spore germination protein, whose product MPSVINIYNLKINSISSNGSVNIGEALHNSHTAHSKSTGTNSSYGDVSPASSKMRNIYIDPDTNDQTDIANVDHVNGYQQ is encoded by the coding sequence ATGCCAAGTGTTATTAATATTTATAATTTAAAAATCAACAGTATCTCAAGCAACGGTTCTGTCAACATTGGCGAAGCACTCCATAACAGTCACACGGCTCATTCGAAATCCACTGGTACGAACTCTTCTTATGGCGATGTCTCACCTGCTTCCTCGAAAATGCGAAATATTTATATCGATCCTGATACAAATGACCAAACAGATATTGCAAACGTTGATCATGTCAATGGTTATCAGCAGTGA
- a CDS encoding spore germination protein, with amino-acid sequence MPLQINVFNIVTNGVTQNANIDFGSTIQNSHTANSKFNGANFSLGNFSPTCSQMNTGVLDPDVSDQDQIANPSAPIGNQI; translated from the coding sequence ATGCCTCTTCAAATTAACGTTTTTAATATCGTAACAAATGGTGTCACGCAAAACGCAAATATTGATTTTGGTTCCACCATTCAAAACAGTCACACGGCGAACTCAAAGTTTAACGGCGCGAATTTTTCTTTAGGTAACTTCTCTCCTACTTGCTCTCAAATGAATACGGGCGTGTTAGATCCTGATGTAAGTGATCAAGATCAAATTGCAAACCCTTCAGCTCCAATTGGAAATCAAATTTAG
- a CDS encoding Hsp20/alpha crystallin family protein, protein MFPFGKSPFKGMMENIPKGMASKDMNKYIQQMISSTMSHSFPDFMQGNEFFKQAQDMMKEQQDMGTEGHGQKLRRFDSNVINTLDECIVQLKIPNRDIVSSIKVYHTPYVCTIEGIDGEESFKEEIQLPCSVRKKGTRAVYRSGVLEIRMPKHVNIPMSQIDVHDLD, encoded by the coding sequence ATGTTTCCATTTGGAAAGTCTCCTTTTAAAGGAATGATGGAAAATATCCCAAAAGGAATGGCATCTAAAGACATGAATAAATATATTCAGCAAATGATTTCTTCTACGATGTCCCATTCTTTTCCGGATTTTATGCAAGGAAATGAATTCTTTAAGCAAGCGCAAGACATGATGAAAGAACAGCAGGATATGGGAACTGAAGGTCATGGACAAAAGCTAAGAAGATTTGATTCAAACGTCATCAATACATTAGATGAATGCATTGTGCAGTTAAAAATCCCTAACCGCGATATTGTATCAAGCATTAAAGTCTATCATACGCCATACGTGTGCACGATTGAAGGAATAGATGGAGAAGAATCCTTCAAAGAAGAAATTCAGCTTCCTTGTTCGGTTCGCAAAAAAGGTACACGCGCCGTATATCGTTCCGGAGTGTTGGAAATCCGGATGCCTAAACATGTTAATATTCCTATGTCTCAAATAGACGTCCACGATTTAGATTAA
- a CDS encoding Hsp20/alpha crystallin family protein translates to MNHGKFKKWAETLQEENHTKFWEKIFDDDSEKKNDTEADASPQIVNEYRDYPLIDVYERANQLLVVIEIPGAKRTDVELTMHENTLHISGSSLLTIKDANVLHKERREGTFQRSIILPPAVGEAPCHASFKDGLLHVKFDL, encoded by the coding sequence ATGAATCATGGAAAATTTAAAAAGTGGGCAGAAACGTTACAAGAAGAAAACCATACGAAATTTTGGGAAAAGATTTTTGACGATGATAGTGAAAAAAAGAATGATACGGAAGCAGATGCTTCTCCTCAAATTGTAAATGAGTATCGAGATTATCCTTTAATTGATGTATATGAACGAGCAAATCAACTGTTAGTTGTGATTGAAATACCCGGTGCTAAACGAACAGACGTCGAATTGACCATGCACGAAAATACTTTACACATATCCGGTTCATCTCTTTTAACGATAAAGGATGCAAATGTTCTTCACAAAGAAAGACGTGAAGGAACATTTCAACGATCAATCATTCTTCCACCTGCTGTAGGGGAAGCGCCGTGTCACGCATCATTTAAAGATGGTCTTTTGCACGTGAAATTTGATTTGTAA
- a CDS encoding ABC transporter ATP-binding protein: MIELYNVTGGYDKQQPTVRDITFTVDKGSFVALLGPNGSGKTTLIRLIMNVLSIQSGEVKVEGKSVKAYSPKQLAQKVAVMTQENQIGLEFTVQEIVSLGRYPYQAKGLFSTVSAQDEEVVESVMKLTNVWHYRNHTFQSLSGGEKQRVLLAKALAQEPDYLLLDEPTNHLDVKHTMELLQLLKTLQQEMSLTVLAILHDLNIASLFADNAVLLKDGRVEETGMDAIFQDAATLKRVYGVDLHVFHHPAVNKRQIAFVPPYQYPETDFHELYQLQKEPGKLCLSFVRPLRTLSLGSNETGLDWCQEIVQQQSSADTAWNSAFLSSHEVRLKDDKGDSWLAVLTHGQKESEVNIVLLTNAPLSDANLLHAAMKVIEYRAFLGKTGRIVVASSHHKEEIQEEISDFLLKRLQKELQVFLETKMTDNCFK; this comes from the coding sequence ATGATTGAACTATATAATGTGACAGGAGGATACGATAAACAGCAACCGACCGTTCGTGACATTACGTTCACCGTAGACAAAGGTTCTTTTGTCGCTTTACTAGGACCAAATGGAAGCGGGAAAACAACGCTTATTCGCTTAATCATGAATGTATTAAGCATTCAATCAGGAGAAGTGAAGGTAGAAGGAAAGTCAGTGAAGGCTTATTCACCAAAACAACTTGCGCAAAAAGTGGCAGTTATGACGCAAGAAAATCAAATTGGGTTAGAATTTACGGTTCAAGAAATTGTTTCACTTGGACGTTACCCTTATCAGGCAAAAGGATTGTTTAGCACTGTATCAGCACAGGATGAAGAAGTGGTGGAAAGCGTGATGAAATTAACAAACGTTTGGCACTATAGAAATCATACCTTTCAATCGCTAAGCGGTGGAGAAAAACAGCGGGTTTTACTGGCTAAAGCACTGGCGCAAGAACCTGACTACTTACTTCTTGATGAACCAACTAATCACTTAGATGTAAAACATACGATGGAACTGCTTCAGCTGTTAAAAACTTTACAGCAGGAAATGAGCTTAACGGTTCTGGCCATTTTGCATGATCTCAACATCGCCTCGCTGTTTGCAGATAATGCCGTGTTACTGAAAGATGGAAGAGTAGAAGAAACGGGTATGGATGCCATTTTTCAGGATGCAGCTACGTTAAAAAGAGTATATGGCGTTGATTTGCATGTATTTCACCATCCCGCTGTGAACAAGCGACAAATTGCTTTTGTGCCGCCGTATCAATATCCAGAGACGGACTTCCATGAGTTGTATCAGTTACAAAAGGAACCGGGCAAGCTATGTTTATCCTTTGTGCGTCCTTTGAGAACTCTTTCACTTGGTTCAAATGAAACAGGTCTAGACTGGTGTCAAGAAATTGTTCAACAGCAAAGCAGTGCTGACACGGCGTGGAACTCTGCGTTTTTATCTAGTCATGAAGTTCGCTTAAAAGATGATAAAGGTGACTCGTGGCTGGCTGTGCTGACACATGGACAAAAAGAAAGCGAAGTAAATATTGTGTTACTAACAAATGCGCCGCTTTCGGACGCGAACTTACTTCATGCTGCGATGAAGGTAATTGAATACCGGGCTTTCTTAGGAAAAACAGGACGTATTGTTGTAGCATCATCTCATCATAAAGAAGAAATTCAAGAAGAAATTTCAGATTTCTTACTGAAACGTCTACAGAAAGAATTGCAAGTCTTTCTTGAAACAAAAATGACCGACAATTGCTTTAAATAA
- a CDS encoding FecCD family ABC transporter permease, with protein sequence MIFKNIFFNKTSILYIGSLFIVCTSVIMGVFIGTVSLTVGDTIKIIIGHLTGLSLYHGPENMDLIIWQIRFPRVLVAFLVGASLSIAGAAFQGLLRNSLADPYTIGVSSGATLGSVMAIYFHWSIFGLSIFTLPVVGIVSGFITLLLVFGITKLASGNLANETIILAGIILSSFMSALISLIVALSPEEDVRQVLYWLMGSVSMRGWSHIQILGPFFLVGTIMLLLHVKELNGLAFGDQSAQFMGIDVKKKKRIILIGASVLTGAAVSVSGAIGFVGLVIPHVVRLVAGANHKHVLPLSILIGGSYLVLADLLARTILEPRELPIGVVTALIGSPIFTLLLVKERMRKRGIS encoded by the coding sequence TTGATTTTTAAAAATATCTTTTTTAACAAAACATCTATTTTATACATAGGGAGTTTATTTATTGTATGTACTTCGGTTATCATGGGGGTATTTATTGGTACGGTTTCGTTAACCGTAGGAGATACAATCAAAATTATTATTGGCCACCTTACCGGATTATCCCTATATCATGGTCCGGAAAATATGGATTTAATCATTTGGCAAATTCGATTCCCAAGAGTACTGGTAGCATTTTTAGTAGGAGCTTCGCTTTCTATAGCAGGGGCTGCTTTTCAAGGGCTACTAAGAAATTCTCTTGCTGATCCTTACACAATTGGGGTTTCCTCCGGTGCAACCCTTGGCTCTGTGATGGCAATTTATTTCCATTGGAGTATTTTTGGTTTGTCCATCTTCACGCTGCCTGTAGTCGGCATTGTATCTGGATTTATTACCCTTCTTTTAGTTTTTGGTATTACGAAGCTCGCAAGCGGCAATTTGGCCAATGAAACCATCATCTTAGCTGGGATTATTTTATCATCCTTTATGAGCGCGCTTATTTCATTAATTGTGGCTCTTTCTCCTGAAGAAGATGTAAGGCAGGTTTTATATTGGCTAATGGGAAGCGTATCAATGAGAGGATGGTCTCACATTCAAATTTTAGGGCCGTTTTTTTTGGTCGGTACGATTATGCTGCTGTTACATGTAAAAGAGCTGAACGGCTTAGCATTTGGCGATCAATCCGCTCAGTTTATGGGAATAGACGTAAAGAAGAAAAAAAGAATAATTTTAATAGGAGCGTCCGTGTTGACAGGGGCTGCGGTATCAGTATCCGGAGCAATCGGATTTGTTGGTTTGGTTATTCCCCATGTAGTACGTCTCGTAGCGGGAGCTAATCATAAGCATGTACTGCCGCTTTCTATTTTAATCGGAGGAAGTTATTTAGTTTTAGCGGATTTATTGGCACGAACGATATTAGAACCGCGTGAACTGCCGATTGGAGTTGTAACCGCCTTAATTGGTTCGCCGATTTTTACGCTGCTCCTTGTAAAAGAACGTATGCGGAAGAGAGGAATATCATGA
- a CDS encoding cobyric acid synthase, protein MDKVKKGKPLMIQGTHSDAGKSMIATAFCRIFKEDGYQTAPFKSQNMALNSYITMDGKEIGRAQGIQAEAAGVEATTNMNPILIKPTRDHESQIVVHGKPLRNMFAFQYRQEFFNEGLNVITESYKELAKHYDRIVIEGAGSPAEVNLNDRELVNMRVAKIAQAPVVLVGDIDKGGVFASLVGTLQLLPDEHKSRVIGVLINKFRGDLELLKPGLKWFEEYTGVPVLGVIPYMHNVEIDAEDSLSLRNYSTLVNPLKEIDIAVISYPRISNFTDIDPLSLEEDCHVRLVTKPSQLGTPDLIVLPGSKNTIEDAQFLQESGLALAINQVLNTTNVHVIGICGGYQMLGETITDPDAVESRIESIKGLGLLPVETVMTTSKKTERVSGYVQLESERVSIEGYEIHMGKTVSKSTTEAFAVVDHEKEGTVKDNVIGTYVHDVFHNDALRRALLNQIRKHKKLPPVTDTFNSRLRKEESFSKAAAYVREAVDMEKLYHLIDNYKSPEQAQKV, encoded by the coding sequence GTGGATAAAGTGAAAAAAGGAAAACCTCTTATGATTCAAGGAACGCACTCAGACGCTGGAAAAAGTATGATTGCTACAGCATTTTGCCGTATTTTTAAAGAAGACGGCTATCAAACTGCACCGTTTAAATCGCAAAACATGGCGCTTAATTCATACATTACAATGGATGGAAAAGAAATTGGCAGAGCGCAAGGAATTCAAGCAGAAGCGGCTGGGGTAGAAGCAACAACCAATATGAACCCTATTTTAATTAAACCAACTCGTGATCATGAATCTCAAATTGTCGTTCATGGAAAGCCGCTTCGTAATATGTTTGCTTTTCAGTATCGGCAAGAATTTTTTAATGAAGGGTTAAACGTTATCACAGAGTCTTATAAAGAACTTGCCAAGCATTATGATCGAATTGTGATTGAAGGTGCTGGAAGTCCTGCTGAAGTGAATTTGAACGACCGGGAACTCGTAAATATGCGCGTTGCAAAAATAGCCCAAGCGCCTGTTGTGTTAGTAGGAGATATTGATAAAGGAGGGGTTTTTGCGAGCTTAGTGGGTACTCTTCAATTGCTTCCAGATGAACACAAGTCTAGAGTTATCGGGGTGTTAATTAATAAATTCCGAGGAGATTTAGAACTTTTAAAACCAGGGTTGAAGTGGTTTGAAGAATACACGGGTGTTCCAGTTCTAGGAGTTATTCCTTATATGCACAACGTGGAAATTGACGCGGAAGATTCGTTATCACTCAGAAATTACTCAACGCTTGTGAATCCGTTAAAAGAAATTGATATTGCGGTTATTTCGTATCCACGCATCTCAAATTTTACAGACATCGATCCTTTAAGCTTAGAAGAAGACTGTCATGTGAGGCTTGTAACCAAGCCGTCGCAATTAGGTACGCCTGATTTAATTGTTTTACCAGGAAGCAAAAATACGATTGAAGATGCGCAGTTTTTACAAGAAAGCGGCCTGGCTCTAGCCATTAATCAAGTTTTGAACACAACGAACGTTCACGTCATTGGCATCTGCGGAGGATATCAAATGCTAGGGGAGACAATTACAGACCCTGATGCAGTAGAATCTCGGATTGAATCCATTAAAGGGCTGGGTTTGCTTCCAGTGGAAACCGTTATGACAACCAGCAAAAAAACAGAAAGAGTTTCTGGGTATGTCCAGCTAGAAAGTGAAAGAGTTTCGATTGAAGGCTACGAAATTCATATGGGAAAGACGGTTTCTAAGAGTACGACGGAAGCTTTTGCAGTGGTAGATCATGAAAAAGAAGGAACGGTTAAAGACAACGTTATCGGTACGTATGTTCATGATGTTTTTCATAATGATGCTTTGCGCAGAGCTTTGCTTAATCAAATTCGCAAACATAAAAAATTGCCTCCCGTTACGGATACATTCAACAGCCGTCTGCGAAAAGAGGAGTCTTTTTCAAAAGCAGCAGCATATGTGCGAGAAGCTGTAGATATGGAAAAGCTGTATCATTTAATAGATAACTATAAAAGCCCTGAGCAAGCACAAAAAGTATAG